One region of Corvus moneduloides isolate bCorMon1 chromosome 1, bCorMon1.pri, whole genome shotgun sequence genomic DNA includes:
- the OTULIN gene encoding ubiquitin thioesterase otulin isoform X1, whose protein sequence is MSGERRRPGRAPRPPLGPGPAAAPGARRGLPASGGGSERCRAGQSAAESQDNLQGWMTEPTSLSAGAEEKKESVPTQLVKHTNEVGVASEELVSANAAAGQKEQNTSEIRQDYVYRSSGRPEKRDMSESPVTDQDAPRNCELYVPVTSNCSAVESSEESEEDMYRDEEEIEREKILLCETNSSEYKLSVSPEMDIMEYCRKEWRGNTPVAKRMRKGYEAVAQKFASIRRIRGDNYCAFRATLFQALSQATQLPRWLQSEDFTMLPENLLSKYDWIKQWQLKQKPGKKMGEISDEIKEYLILLRKKWKNISEIKDPLEKQEACDKLFKNEEEEYSLYEALKFLMLNTAIELYNADKSGRRVPVFSWLLFARDTSSNPCQLMQNHLNHIGHSGGLEQVEMFLLAYALQYTIQVYRLYKYSTDEFITLYPNDPEEDWPVVTLITEDDRHYNIPVRMCQETML, encoded by the exons ATGAGCGGCGAacggcggcggccgggccgaGCTCCGCGCCCTCCCCtcgggcccggcccggcagcgGCCCCCGGGGCTCGGCGGGGGCTGCCGGCTTCGGGCGGCGGCTCGGAGCGGTGCCGGGCGGGACAGAGCGCGGCGGAAAG CCAGGATAATCTTCAAGGGTGGATGACAGAACCAACCAGCCTTTCTGCAggtgcagaagagaaaaaagagagtgTTCCCACACAGCTGGTGAAGCATACAAATGAAGTTGGTGTTGCTTCTGAGGAACTTGTCTCAGCAAATGCAGCTGCAGGCCAGAAAGAGCAAAATACATCAGAAATAAGACAAGACTATGTATACAGAAGTAGTGGGAGACCTGAGAAGAGAGATATGAGCGAATCTCCTGTGACGGATCAGGATGCACCTAGAAACTGTGAACTGTATGTACCTGTGACTAGTAATTGTTCAGCAGTGGAGTCATCTGAGGAGAG TGAGGAGGACATGTATCGTGATGAAGAAGAaatagagagagagaaaatactgcTCTGTGAAACAAACTCATCAG AATATAAACTAAGTGTTTCACCTGAAATGGACATCATGGAGTATTGCAGAAAAGAATGGAGAGGAAATACACCAGTAGCAAAAAGGATGAGAAAG gGCTATGAAGCAGTTGCTCAGAAGTTTGCCTCTATAAGGAGAATACGAGGTGATAACTATTGTGCCTTCAGAGCAACTCTTTTCCAGGCATTAAGCCAAGCTACCCAGTTACCAAGGTGGCTGCAGAGTGAGGATTTTACTATG CTTCCTGAAAACTTGCTGAGCAAGTATGACTGGATCAAGCAGTGGCAGCTAAAACAGAAACCTGGCAAGAAGATGGGAGAAATAAGTGATGAAATAAAAGAGTATTTAATACTTCTAAGGAAAAAG TGGAAGAATATAAGTGAAATAAAGGATCCCCTTGAGAAACAAGAGGCTTGTGATAAATTGTTTAAAAACGAAGAGGAGGAGTATAGTCTCTATGAAGCGCTGAAATTTTTGATGCTTAACACTGCCATTGAATTATACAACGCCGATAAAAGTGGAAGGAGAGTGCCTGTCTTCTCCTGGCTCCTGTTTGCACGGGATACATCCAGCAACCCTTGTCAGTTAATGCAAAATCACTTGAATCATATTGGTCACAGTGGAGGCCTTGAACAA gtggaaatgtttcttcttgCTTATGCTCTGCAGTACACCATCCAAGTGTACCGACTCTATAAGTACAGCACTGATGAGTTCATCACACTTTACCCCAATGACCCGGAGGAGGACTGGCCTGTGGTGACTCTCATAACTGAAGATGACAGACATTATAATATTCCAGTCAGAATGTGCCAAGAGACGATGCTGTAA
- the OTULIN gene encoding ubiquitin thioesterase otulin isoform X2 encodes MDELTQDNLQGWMTEPTSLSAGAEEKKESVPTQLVKHTNEVGVASEELVSANAAAGQKEQNTSEIRQDYVYRSSGRPEKRDMSESPVTDQDAPRNCELYVPVTSNCSAVESSEESEEDMYRDEEEIEREKILLCETNSSEYKLSVSPEMDIMEYCRKEWRGNTPVAKRMRKGYEAVAQKFASIRRIRGDNYCAFRATLFQALSQATQLPRWLQSEDFTMLPENLLSKYDWIKQWQLKQKPGKKMGEISDEIKEYLILLRKKWKNISEIKDPLEKQEACDKLFKNEEEEYSLYEALKFLMLNTAIELYNADKSGRRVPVFSWLLFARDTSSNPCQLMQNHLNHIGHSGGLEQVEMFLLAYALQYTIQVYRLYKYSTDEFITLYPNDPEEDWPVVTLITEDDRHYNIPVRMCQETML; translated from the exons ATGGATGAGTTGACTCAG GATAATCTTCAAGGGTGGATGACAGAACCAACCAGCCTTTCTGCAggtgcagaagagaaaaaagagagtgTTCCCACACAGCTGGTGAAGCATACAAATGAAGTTGGTGTTGCTTCTGAGGAACTTGTCTCAGCAAATGCAGCTGCAGGCCAGAAAGAGCAAAATACATCAGAAATAAGACAAGACTATGTATACAGAAGTAGTGGGAGACCTGAGAAGAGAGATATGAGCGAATCTCCTGTGACGGATCAGGATGCACCTAGAAACTGTGAACTGTATGTACCTGTGACTAGTAATTGTTCAGCAGTGGAGTCATCTGAGGAGAG TGAGGAGGACATGTATCGTGATGAAGAAGAaatagagagagagaaaatactgcTCTGTGAAACAAACTCATCAG AATATAAACTAAGTGTTTCACCTGAAATGGACATCATGGAGTATTGCAGAAAAGAATGGAGAGGAAATACACCAGTAGCAAAAAGGATGAGAAAG gGCTATGAAGCAGTTGCTCAGAAGTTTGCCTCTATAAGGAGAATACGAGGTGATAACTATTGTGCCTTCAGAGCAACTCTTTTCCAGGCATTAAGCCAAGCTACCCAGTTACCAAGGTGGCTGCAGAGTGAGGATTTTACTATG CTTCCTGAAAACTTGCTGAGCAAGTATGACTGGATCAAGCAGTGGCAGCTAAAACAGAAACCTGGCAAGAAGATGGGAGAAATAAGTGATGAAATAAAAGAGTATTTAATACTTCTAAGGAAAAAG TGGAAGAATATAAGTGAAATAAAGGATCCCCTTGAGAAACAAGAGGCTTGTGATAAATTGTTTAAAAACGAAGAGGAGGAGTATAGTCTCTATGAAGCGCTGAAATTTTTGATGCTTAACACTGCCATTGAATTATACAACGCCGATAAAAGTGGAAGGAGAGTGCCTGTCTTCTCCTGGCTCCTGTTTGCACGGGATACATCCAGCAACCCTTGTCAGTTAATGCAAAATCACTTGAATCATATTGGTCACAGTGGAGGCCTTGAACAA gtggaaatgtttcttcttgCTTATGCTCTGCAGTACACCATCCAAGTGTACCGACTCTATAAGTACAGCACTGATGAGTTCATCACACTTTACCCCAATGACCCGGAGGAGGACTGGCCTGTGGTGACTCTCATAACTGAAGATGACAGACATTATAATATTCCAGTCAGAATGTGCCAAGAGACGATGCTGTAA